A window of Panicum virgatum strain AP13 chromosome 8K, P.virgatum_v5, whole genome shotgun sequence contains these coding sequences:
- the LOC120644925 gene encoding REF/SRPP-like protein At3g05500, whose translation MGEANPDPQAEAEENEMDQQEEGEVVVVQEQEQEQAPKLRYLGFVHVAAVQAVVCLAGLYGLAKDHAGPLRPCVDATEHAVKGVVGPVYRKFHGVPVDILAFVDRKVDDTLKKLGRHLPGSLKAASARTCAVARGVPEVARELTAEAKQSGVKGAARAAYAKAEPVAKGVYMRYEPTAEHLAVSTWRSLNGLPVFPHIAHIVVPAAGYCAARYNKVVAAAGRQGYTGARYLPTVPTERIAKVFASSSPEANGAAETK comes from the exons ATGGGGGAGGCGAACCCCGACCCCCAGGCGGAAGCG GAGGAGAACGAGATGGATCAACAAGAGGAGggagaggtggtggtggtgcaggagcaggagcaggagcaggcgcCGAAGCTGAGGTATCTGGGCTTTGTACATGTGGCGGCGGTGCAGGCTGTGGTGTGCCTCGCGGGGCTCTACGGGCTGGCCAAAGACCACGCCGGTCCGCTCCGCCCATGCGTCGACGCCACTGAGCACGCAGTGAAGGGCGTCGTTGGCCCTGTCTACCGCAAATTCCACGGTGTCCCTGTCGACATCCTTGCCTTTGTCGACCGCAAG GTGGACGACACGCTGAAGAAGCTGGGCAGGCACCTCCCGGGGTCGCTCaaggccgcctcggcgcggACCTGCGCGGTGGCCCGCGGCGTGCCGGAGGTGGCGCGcgagctgaccgccgaggcAAAGCAGTCCGGTGTCAAGGGCGCAGCGCGCGCGGCATACGCGAAGGCGGAGCCCGTGGCCAAGGGCGTGTACATGCGTTACGAGCCGACGGCGGAGCACCTCGCCGTCTCCACCTGGCGCTCGCTCAACGGCCTGCCGGTCTTCCCGCACATCGCCCACATCGTGGTGCCCGCCGCGGGCTACTGCGCGGCGAGGTACAACAAGgtggtcgccgccgcggggaggCAGGGGTACACTGGAGCCAGATACCTCCCGACCGTCCCCACCGAACGCATCGCCAAGGTGTTCGCGTCCTCTTCACCGGAGGCCAATGGCGCCGCCGAGACCAAGTGA